The sequence GTCCAAATAGTTTTCTACATTTTGTGCAGCTGGTACCCCAGTCTCAGTACTTGTGGTCAAGAGTAGCCAACTTCGAATATTGGTATTCAGATTTTTAGGCTCAGTAACTCCCATTGGGTGGTCAATCCAACTTGTAGCGCTACGGATAATGAGAACACTGTTGGTGCTCATAAACAAATGCTCCCATAATTTGCAGATCCAAAGCTTAGTAAATAAGAATACCCTAAGCTTAGTGAGTGAAGGCCAATTGTTGTTCCGTAATACACCAGAAAATGTTGAAGAGATGTCCCACCAGTTGAAAGATTCCATGGATGATTGAATGCCTTGATAATTCGTAAAGTAGAGCAGCGAATCGGCATCGAGCATCCCACAAGTTGCCATCGGATGATACAAAAAGAAAGCGAAATCAGCAAGACCCTTCCAATAATCGAAACATTTTGGTACACCATCAAAGGGGTTTGTCATCTGGTCTACTACAGAGCAAACATGTCCGATCTAAGCTGCCGATGAACTATCACTCCTGAGGAACCATATTACAGAAGCTTCATTACTTTGTACTGCGTAGGTGAAGAAGTGAATCAGATAAGTGTTTCACTTCCACTCTGTCTTGTTTGACGCCTGTCGACCTCGTGAAAGTAATGTTTGTATTCCCTTGCCATAAAGAAAATGGATCAGTTGCGTCGGAGCTAGAGAAGTCCAAAGATTCCAACCGATAATAgtaagacctagtttgggagtaaggtgcttaaaaaaaaacacccatgaaaaaaagctgtgagggttttaggtgtttggtaaactgaaaaaaaagggcttattttggaagctgctgtgagaataagttgaaattaaaggaaaaagctgaagctgctgtgagaataagttgaaattaaaggaaaaagctgaagctgctatttgcagctttagaaaactggctttttttcaaagcacatggtgcttctttaatgaaaagacctactattagactgtttttttttccaaaaacacttttacaaaaaagtttaccaaacactctgctgatttatttcacagccacttattctcacagcacagccgcttattctcacaacagttttttttcaaagcacagcaataccaaaccagcccccTTATACACTATAGAAAACCAAATTGCAAAATCTAGTGCTGCTCTCAAGTTCTCTGCACTGAAATATCGATACAGGCATCCATGATGATCTCCTACACCGGGAGTAGATGAGATGATTTTGGGACAGGAACAAGGCGTGTAATCCGATATTTTCCCATCTCTTTCGTAATTGAGGCGTATGCCATATGAATAGTCTTTGTCAAACCTGTCAGCATCAACTTTTTACGAGAGCTCAACTTTCCAAAACGCAAGGGCATCATCCAGCTTCAACCCAACACCCTTGAGAAAGAGACCTACCTGCATTCTCCCTCcatactttaaatgatgatCTTCTCTCCACTTGTCAAATAGGTGGCGCATGCAGATAGGAAATGAGGTCTTGGATGCCTCATCAATGtcttttagggtgcgtttgttgtaccagactgtctcggactggactagctgcagggattaagttggactggcttagactagactaaactAGACTAACTTAGTAaaacgtttggtgcagtgtcggactaaaaatAAGGATAATGAAATAGTTATCAATGTTCGAAAGAAACGGGGGCTTTTGATCTCTCAACGTCAAAAGAAACTCAACTAATTTTCAGACATTGCAACCACAGTTGGAATCAAACATGCATCCATAACCCACAATCTATGGCAAATAAAATTACGATTATTCGTCAGTTTTCTCAACAACCAAACAACTTGTAAAATATCCATTGAAGAACAGCACAATCAACATTTCCAAATCTTTATCTTCAATGTAAGAACAACATAAATTCGAAGAAtaaatgtaaaacaaaaaatgaccaAAACAAAAGAACTGATCTATATCACCAATTATTCAAATCCAGAAAACCCAATTGAACccaattaaaaataaacccaAACAATCCAATTTTCCAGCAGATCTTTTAAACTAGACAAATTGTTAAAATCCCAGATGACAAGTTCACTGCTTGGATCCCAAAGATCAAAAGAGAGAGTAGtgcttggaaaaacccaaaTTGATCCAATTTCTCTAGCAGATCTTTGCAATCCGTTTTTGCCTTCAAACCTCTGTCTTCGAACCTCAACTTTCAAACCTAGCCTTCGGTCGTCAACCCCAGCCCTCAGCCGATCGTAATATAAAGTAAACTTTCTCCTTTCTAATTGATCCACGGATCGAGCCCGACCCATCGGTGGTGGTAAATAGATTTTGGGATTCAGGTGGTGGTTTGGGTTGGCGGTGCACAGAGATATAGCAAGGGAAGATCCATGTGGGGAGAGAGTGGGAGGATTTGACGGCGAGGTCGTCCAGTAGGAAGAGAACGCGACGCGAGTAGACAAAGTAGACGAAGCAAAGAGCGGTCTTAGCAGTCCGCTTCATTTTGGGGGGACTATCTGAGACCCTCTAGCGAGGTCGATAGTCGGGACGAGTCCCACCTAGTCCCACTAAAGTTAGTCCTTGTGATTAACAAACACAACACTACACTAACTTTTAGTCTAGTCTAGTCTAGTGAAGGTTAGTGAAGCCAAACAAACACACCTTAAGGAAATCTGACCAAACTCCTTATGCTCGAAATATGCAGGACTAAGTATGTTGAGGATATGGCTTCAACAATAGGTGGCAACGGATCCGTCTCTTGTTCTGCTGTAGTTGTTGCCCATTTTCTGTTTGTCAATGTAAGTGCCTTTGATAGAAGACTGCGGAATCGTGTGGCAACAAGGGGAAACACCTGATTTCTTGCTATATAGGCATGCCCCTTACTGATGAATACTCTACGACTGGCTACCAGTTCTGGAACTTCTTCAAACGGTACCATGTGGAAGATATCACTAGCCGTTGGTGGAGATTGAGCACCGAGCGAACGTGAAACCAGGACCAATTTATCTAATACATTCTCAAGTTCTGAACCACTAAGTGCCTTGTATGAAAGACCAATTTCTTCCATGAGTGCCCTCTGCGGTTCAGGTTGTTCAATTATAAATCGGTAACGAAATAAGGCAGTCTCCAAGGAAAGAAACCATTTTTTCAGATCTACTGTCGTGCAATAAACTAGTTGCAGAACAAAGTGTGATATTATGTCCTTGATGACGACCTCAGATGCTTGAGGATGCCTCATAATTGTTGTCCATAGTGCTATTGCCAATTTGGCATTTCCTTAGGTTTCTTTCCGCTTGATAATCCATCAGAAATCTCTTTCCTTAGGTTTCTTTCCAGAACAGTCATGCAAGGAATTAAATATCTGAGGTCTAGTTTTCCTAGTGTCAAGGAAAGAGAGCTTATGAAGGCGAATAAGTTGCAAATTGGCTTTGGAGTGTGTGAGCGAGAAATCCATACTTGTTACCCTTTTGGCGAAGTCGTTGTAACCATTCAGATTGGGTAGTGTATTGTTGGAGTCGGTGGAATTTGGGATCGACGACAGCTCGTGAGAAGGCAGAATAGTATAGGCAAAGGTCGAGGATGGAGAGCCCAACCTTGACACAATGACATTTGGTGGCGGACCGAGCACGACTGCAACCTTTTGTATTACCTCTGTCACATCTTTGTGCTTTCTCCCCGGCCTAACAAGCCTTAATGCAACTTCAGCCACATCGTTAGCAGTTGCAATAACATCAGCAGCCATTCCTTCTTCCAACACTGACTCATCGCTGGCAAGAGGAGGGAGATGGCATACAGTGTTTTTCACAGAAATGCAGGTCGAAGAGGCAACGCCTCGTTCGatcttcttcttcacatttTTGGACATGTTGCCAGTTTGTTCTCTGATATATGAATCCCTTTTCTTACAAAGGTCCACAATCTTCTCTTTCGGTTTGCATTCGGATATTACCAGTTGCAGAGCCTTGTTGACAAGTCCAACGGTGCTCTTGGATTTGGTGACGACTTCCAGAGATGTGAGATGCAGCTCCTTCTCATCTCTCTCATCGTCCGACAGCGTTTTGAAGCGCAGTGAATTCTCCGACTTCGAAAATCTGATTGGGGGAAATTTGAGAACCGAAAAGGGGAGCGCAGGGGCTGAAGTACCGAGACCCGATTCCGGCACGGTAGCGCTTGGTTGAGCTTGAGACGATGGAGCAGGTGTAGACTATTTTGTCAAAGATAAAAAGGcagcagaagaagaagcagtAGCTCCTGAAGCAGTTTGGAAGGAAAACGAGCTTACAAGCAAGCCTTCGGAAGAAGCTGCTAAGCTCGCAGGGGCAGCAATTAGAGCCAGTGGTGCAGCGGTGCTGGGAGCCGTGTGAACTGTCGAATTGTAACATAGGTCAAGTTCGTAAGGAGAGACCTGATGGGGGTCATTAAACCGTAGACGGTTCTTGGAATCGAAAACCCACAAATTACGTTGGTACGACGCTGGAGAGTAAATTTGGGGTTGgtgaaaattagggtttgtggtaTAGGAATAAGGGATTTGAGGGACGTCCATGGAGTCCGAATACGCAATGAAGGTGGTGGAGGGTGCGGGAGGAAAATGAGACTGGTATATGAAGTAGCGACGGAAAGCTCAGGCATATATGAGGCTGGATAATCTGGTGGTCGATAGGTAAGATCAGAGGAGAGAAAGGTGGGTTTATACTCGAATGGAAACTGGTAGTGAtcaggaggaggaagaggatgaggTGGTGGAGGCGGAGGCAGATTTGGACGTTCATATTGAGAAACATTGGTTACTGGATTCCAATAGAACACCATACCGATGGAATCATCCGTCACACTTTTCCAAGGTGCTGGAAGTTAGGATCGACGGGTCCAAACCATAGATCCACGGTGGATCTCTGGCTCTGCTACCAATTGATAGGATCAGACATGGCATAAAAGGGAAATTGCAATGAAAGTAATGCAGGAAATAGAagagaaaatcaaagaaaattcaTATCTTCGTTCGTGTCCAATTTAAACGAACATAGTAGtttaaatacacaaaaaaatAGTTAGGGTTTAGTAATCTTAGTGGGCTTAACATTATCAATGGGCCTAATAAGTACTAGTAACCTATGGTCGCCCAAAGGATCGTAACAGCTTAAAAATAATGGATATTCAAATTCACATTCCTTTTATTATGGTATTTTCATTCTCTCTCTGCATCAATTGGTAATTGGTATGAGTTGTACACTTGGCATACACGCGAGAATAAACATTCCCTAGCTCGATCAATATGCCGCTACACACAAATATACCTAAAAATGCAAAATTTATACAAGGAAAAATTAATATCCGGTCTCTAGTTACTAATGATCATTGATTGAGACCTTAttact is a genomic window of Malus domestica chromosome 09, GDT2T_hap1 containing:
- the LOC114826938 gene encoding probable DNA primase large subunit → MRHPQASEVVIKDIISHFVLQLVYCTTVDLKKWFLSLETALFRYRFIIEQPEPQRALMEEIGLSYKALSGSELENVLDKLVLVSRSLGAQSPPTASDIFHMVPFEEVPELVASRRVFISKGHAYIARNQVFPLVATRFRSLLSKALTLTNRKWATTTAEQETDPLPPIVEAISSTYLVLHISSIRSLVRFP